The stretch of DNA ctcagcttCAGTGTTGCTCACATCTCTTGCAAGAATACCATGGATTTGGTTTGGACTTCTGTTCACAGTGTTAtttagctgttaaaaaaaataatacaacacCCACAccccttccaaaaaaaaccaaaaaaaacccaaacaaaaaccacgACCCACACTGAATATTTCTCCCCCTAAATAACTGAAAAAGTCTCACTATAGTCTTCTTATGTCCTGTACATTCCCAAACTCAGTTTGTCTAGCTGCTGGTTTTTGCAATGAGAATTACATAGTGTGATGataatggcagcagcagcagcaccacctccCAGATCTAGTCTGGGCCTCTGCATTTCTTAGTTATCTTCTGTCATGTGATGGTAGTGGATATGGCAGCTTATGCCTCTGTGCTGTACTGTATGTATGTGAAGAAGAAAGCTTTTGgctatttcagcaaaatttgcATGAGGGAAAAGAGCGAAGGCTAGATCTTAATTTTTTGGGATCACTTTGTATCACCATTTACTATGAAAACTGATGTTACTGGTACATGTAACTCAGTTTGGAAACCCCTGATATAACACATTTCTctttgttagggttttttcttttttttgtgcttcTATACATGAAATTTCAATACAAGGACTATTTTATAATCTTCCTTTTGAAGCAGGTTTTCTCACCAGTGTTTGCTTGGTTTAGCTTTACAAATGGCTGTTAATCTAAATTCAGCTTGCCTTGTAATGGTAAGAATAAGGACACACCTTAGAAGGCTACCTGTCcgttttatttgttttccagccTCCTGATGAGGTTTTCTCTTATTCCGTCAGCAGGATAGAAAAGCAAGAGGTTGCTCTACATACTCCTCATTGCTGTAGACTTTATTCTATTTATACCCAAATCTCTGACTCAATACTGTTGAAGTCAGCTGAGTCTTTCCTTGGCTTCGGGTTGTTCTGAATCAGTCCATAAACCTAAAAGTCAAAGCTGCTTCTAACAAAGTAAGCAAACCCTTTTTCCTTTAGTTCCTAACAGAacttgtgttgtggtttaagcCTGTTGTTCATGTCTAATCATGTTCACTGGTGATCATTCCAAGCACCATATATTAGAGTGAAATTACCCAGTATTCAGTATTTCCTTGATTGCATTTGGTTTGTCAACaattattgcattttaaaagggTGGTGTTTTTCTGCCATCCCTCACTCTGCAGCTGGGAATGGTAGTTATGAAGAGCTGTAAACGTCATCCAGGTCGCTAGGTAACCCTGAGTATTTAAGGAGGTGAGAATAAAGGCTGATCTTCTTTTAGGCGTGGACAGGTATGAGATAGGTTGGACTGGACTAGTTGAAGAAGGATTTGCAAAGCTGAGGACATGAGTTTTGTGAAGTGTGCTAGGTGTATTGGTTATAAGTTGCTCATCCTTGCATTGCTCAGCATTGTAGCCAACATCTTACTTTATTTTCCCAATGGCGAAACAAGATTTGCTTCAGAGCATCATCTCGGCAAATATGTGGAGTGCCTTCATGGCATTCTAGGTGGAGGCTTTTTGGTAAGTAATGAGCCAGTGGttttttcaagtttattttgGAGCTACTTGGTATTACTGTTTCTTTACCAGTTACATTAATTTATTGATCAAATACCTCATCAAC from Falco peregrinus isolate bFalPer1 chromosome 12, bFalPer1.pri, whole genome shotgun sequence encodes:
- the LOC129785376 gene encoding transmembrane 4 L6 family member 1-like encodes the protein MSFVKCARCIGYKLLILALLSIVANILLYFPNGETRFASEHHLGKYVECLHGILGGGFLVSNEPVVFSSLFWSYLVLLFLYQLH